One part of the uncultured Bacteroides sp. genome encodes these proteins:
- a CDS encoding two-component regulator propeller domain-containing protein, producing MKNTIRFFLYLIIIFFSSGKSFAQVEKFYSTEKDISNSLINEIYQDKKGFVWIATEDGLNKYDGTKFTIYKSILKDNASLKNNYVKTIYEDSQERFWVACINGLLLYNRAKDSFSEVIVHRDKQIIHPQVISILETKNGDIWMTTSGEGLISLKKGDKQFTVESKISKNLCSAFLTDIFEDSNHLLWIGSENKGLNIYNPYTKKARLLKAPDNITSNNITSICEDKKGNIFIGTLSGGLNVFNPKTQRISPISYKNSSTKLRIKSLLINSRGELLIGTDGQGLKTYNYSKNIIDDYEINTIQFDFSKAKVHSIIEDRAGNLWAGLFQKGVYFIPGNSNKFNYFGYRSLKQNNIGSSCVMSIFKDKKNTIWVGTDNDGLYGISENGKKATHYTQTNMSSSVANTIMSIFEDSNNTLWLGSYINGLEQYNRNNNTCLYAKDLFPKEKDIPNDRVSCISEDNNKNLWIGTYGYGIYSLNLKSNKLTHHPSSRDDKDLRQNIVPSNWINCVISDHEGLIWIGTYKGVCCYNPKTKRYITYSSKNNKLPGDVVFALLEDSSHKIWIGTSEGLASFDKHTKIFTHYTVDDGLPSNVICSMFEDEQKNLWLSTHYGISKFKCNERKFINFYSFDGLQSNEFYRGAGFKAANGEIFFGGIKGITYFYPKEISDRVSNLNVFITDFYRFEKPVREGAKSGRNNIITKAVIDEDTFVLSYSDNAFSFELSVLDFSNPERIVYEYQMEELSKNWISTRPGMNRASFTNLSPGTYKFKFRARNNDYVSPTKEVTIIITPPWYLSWWAKCIYALLIGIMIYGIAMYIISKVRHRQEIMRREHAEQINEAKLQFFINISHEIRTPMTLIINPLEKLIKENNDIEKQKTYMMIYRNAQRILRLINQLMDIRKLDKGQMHMKFRETDIVGFIDDLITTFEYQAQKKNIQFAFYHLDESLKAWIDLNNFDKIILNILSNAFKYTPENGEIKVELSTGKDESARGALKHYFEIVISDNGIGIDSDKIEQIFERFYQINNDLTNSNFGTGIGLHLSRSLVELHHGTIKAENREEGTGSRFIIRLPLGCNHLKSEEFENPEDFESPASASIHHKKAEMVEEFELEEGEEKKKIKSRTRFKVLIVEDEYEIRKYIKEELSSEYRISESQNGKEALEAALKDMPDLIISDVMMPEMDGITLCKKIKQNINISHIPVILLTAKSKTEDKIEGLEIGADAYIVKPFNTELLKSTVGNLIENRERLKTKFNGNEQLQIKIQDIKMKSSDEVLMEKVIKVINENIADPALNVEMLASHVGMSRVHMHRKLKELTNQSARDFIKGIRLKQAASLLSSKKISVSEVAYATGFSNLSHFSNTFREFYGISPTEYASDHLDKEKTDQ from the coding sequence ATGAAAAACACGATACGTTTTTTCCTATATTTAATAATTATATTCTTTTCGTCTGGAAAATCTTTTGCACAAGTAGAGAAATTTTATTCAACTGAGAAAGATATTTCGAATAGCTTAATCAATGAAATCTATCAGGATAAGAAGGGTTTTGTATGGATTGCAACTGAAGATGGCCTCAATAAGTATGATGGCACAAAATTTACCATCTACAAAAGCATATTAAAAGATAATGCATCATTAAAAAATAACTATGTAAAAACTATCTATGAAGATAGTCAGGAACGTTTCTGGGTAGCTTGCATTAACGGGTTATTACTATACAACAGAGCAAAAGATTCCTTTTCTGAGGTTATAGTACACAGAGACAAGCAAATAATACATCCACAAGTAATATCTATTTTAGAAACAAAAAATGGTGATATCTGGATGACTACATCCGGCGAAGGATTAATTTCCTTAAAAAAAGGAGATAAACAGTTTACTGTTGAAAGTAAGATTTCGAAGAACCTATGCAGTGCTTTTCTTACTGATATTTTTGAAGATTCAAATCACCTGCTTTGGATTGGTTCTGAAAACAAGGGACTTAATATTTATAATCCGTACACAAAAAAAGCCAGATTGCTAAAAGCTCCCGATAATATTACCAGTAACAACATTACATCAATATGTGAAGATAAAAAAGGGAATATTTTTATCGGAACTCTTTCAGGAGGACTGAACGTTTTTAATCCTAAGACACAAAGAATTTCTCCTATATCTTATAAAAATTCATCGACCAAACTTCGTATCAAGTCACTATTAATAAACAGCCGTGGAGAATTACTTATTGGAACAGATGGGCAGGGATTGAAAACATATAATTATAGTAAGAATATTATTGATGATTATGAAATAAACACTATACAATTTGATTTTTCCAAAGCAAAAGTACATTCTATTATTGAAGATAGAGCTGGTAATCTATGGGCCGGACTTTTTCAGAAAGGTGTCTATTTTATTCCGGGAAACTCAAATAAGTTTAACTATTTTGGTTACAGATCGCTAAAACAGAACAATATTGGTTCCAGTTGTGTAATGTCTATTTTTAAAGACAAAAAAAACACAATATGGGTTGGTACTGATAATGACGGACTTTACGGTATCAGCGAAAACGGGAAAAAAGCAACACACTATACACAGACTAATATGTCTTCATCTGTTGCTAATACAATTATGAGTATTTTTGAAGATTCAAATAACACTCTGTGGCTCGGATCGTATATTAATGGACTTGAACAATATAACAGAAACAATAATACTTGTTTATATGCTAAGGATTTGTTTCCTAAAGAAAAAGATATACCCAACGATAGAGTGTCATGCATATCTGAAGACAATAACAAAAACTTGTGGATTGGGACCTATGGATATGGAATATACAGCCTCAATTTAAAGAGCAATAAGCTTACTCATCACCCATCAAGCAGAGACGATAAGGATTTAAGGCAGAATATTGTTCCAAGTAACTGGATTAACTGTGTGATTTCAGATCATGAAGGTTTAATCTGGATTGGAACTTACAAAGGAGTATGCTGCTACAATCCAAAAACAAAAAGATATATCACTTATTCAAGCAAAAACAATAAACTTCCTGGTGATGTAGTTTTTGCTCTTCTCGAAGATTCATCTCATAAAATTTGGATAGGAACATCCGAAGGACTAGCTTCATTCGATAAACACACTAAAATATTCACTCATTACACGGTAGACGACGGTTTGCCTAGTAATGTAATATGCTCCATGTTCGAAGACGAGCAGAAGAATTTATGGCTCAGTACGCACTATGGAATATCCAAATTTAAATGTAATGAACGAAAATTCATCAATTTCTATTCATTTGACGGATTACAGAGTAACGAATTCTATAGAGGAGCTGGCTTCAAAGCAGCAAACGGTGAAATATTCTTCGGCGGAATTAAGGGTATCACCTATTTCTACCCTAAAGAGATAAGTGACAGAGTGAGCAATCTGAATGTGTTTATAACCGATTTCTACCGGTTTGAAAAGCCTGTACGGGAAGGTGCCAAATCGGGTAGAAACAATATTATAACTAAAGCGGTTATTGACGAAGATACTTTCGTTCTTTCATACAGCGACAATGCATTTAGTTTTGAGCTATCTGTATTAGACTTTAGCAACCCCGAGCGTATTGTTTACGAATACCAGATGGAGGAACTTAGTAAGAACTGGATTAGTACTCGTCCGGGAATGAACAGAGCCAGCTTCACTAACTTAAGTCCGGGAACTTACAAGTTTAAATTCAGAGCCAGAAACAATGACTATGTATCGCCTACCAAAGAAGTAACCATTATAATTACTCCTCCCTGGTATCTGTCATGGTGGGCAAAATGTATATATGCTTTGCTTATTGGAATCATGATTTACGGCATAGCCATGTATATTATCTCAAAAGTGAGACATCGTCAGGAAATTATGCGTAGAGAACACGCAGAACAGATAAACGAAGCCAAGCTGCAGTTCTTTATTAATATATCTCATGAAATTCGCACCCCGATGACTCTTATTATCAATCCATTGGAAAAGCTCATTAAGGAGAACAATGATATAGAAAAGCAGAAAACTTACATGATGATTTATCGTAATGCACAACGAATTCTGCGTCTTATCAATCAACTAATGGATATTCGAAAGCTCGACAAAGGTCAGATGCACATGAAGTTCAGGGAAACAGACATTGTTGGTTTCATTGACGACCTGATCACAACATTTGAATATCAGGCTCAGAAAAAAAATATCCAGTTTGCATTCTACCATCTGGATGAAAGTCTGAAAGCATGGATTGATCTTAATAATTTTGATAAGATTATTCTCAATATTCTATCGAATGCATTTAAATATACTCCTGAGAACGGTGAAATTAAAGTAGAATTATCAACAGGCAAAGATGAATCGGCAAGAGGAGCATTAAAACATTATTTTGAGATAGTAATCAGTGATAACGGGATTGGTATTGACAGCGACAAGATTGAACAGATATTCGAACGTTTCTATCAAATCAATAACGATCTTACCAATTCTAACTTCGGAACAGGAATTGGTCTCCACCTGTCTCGTTCATTGGTGGAACTTCATCACGGTACAATTAAAGCCGAAAACAGAGAAGAAGGAACGGGAAGCCGGTTCATCATTCGCTTACCTTTAGGCTGTAATCACCTGAAATCGGAAGAATTCGAGAACCCGGAAGATTTTGAATCACCAGCCTCTGCCAGTATTCATCACAAAAAAGCTGAAATGGTTGAAGAATTTGAGCTGGAGGAAGGGGAGGAAAAGAAGAAGATTAAGTCGAGAACTCGTTTCAAGGTTTTAATTGTTGAAGATGAATACGAAATACGTAAATATATAAAGGAAGAGCTTTCAAGTGAATACAGAATCAGTGAAAGTCAAAATGGTAAGGAAGCACTTGAAGCAGCGCTAAAGGATATGCCTGATTTAATAATCAGCGACGTTATGATGCCTGAAATGGACGGAATTACACTTTGCAAAAAGATTAAGCAAAATATAAATATCAGTCACATTCCAGTTATCTTACTTACTGCCAAATCTAAAACAGAAGATAAAATTGAGGGTCTGGAAATCGGTGCAGATGCTTATATTGTAAAACCATTCAATACAGAACTGTTGAAATCTACAGTAGGAAACTTAATTGAAAACAGAGAACGGTTGAAGACTAAGTTTAATGGAAATGAACAACTGCAGATTAAGATTCAGGATATTAAGATGAAGTCGTCTGACGAAGTCCTTATGGAGAAAGTGATAAAAGTAATAAATGAAAATATAGCCGATCCAGCACTTAATGTTGAAATGCTGGCAAGCCATGTTGGTATGAGCAGGGTGCACATGCACCGAAAACTAAAAGAGCTGACTAATCAATCTGCCCGGGATTTTATCAAAGGTATCCGATTGAAACAAGCAGCATCGCTCCTGTCGAGCAAAAAGATCAGCGTTTCTGAAGTGGCTTATGCTACCGGATTCAGTAACTTATCGCATTTCTCGAATACTTTCCGCGAATTTTACGGAATATCTCCAACTGAATATGCATCAGATCATCTGGATAAGGAGAAAACGGATCAATAA
- a CDS encoding glycosyl hydrolase family 8 yields the protein MKNMLFRLLYLLFFSQISLSLFALTPKQTILKPWEKGAWETGKYRNLFAEAGYSQKDIDAKLENTFKGVFEGPNKVYFEVGDSMAYISDIKNHDVRTEGMSYGMMIAVQFNRKDIFDKLWRWSKTYMQHQGGSSDGYFAWSCQTSGKRNSDGSASDGELYFVTSLIFASNRWGNNSGINYHAEAKRILDAMMTKTGENGVTNLINKEHKLITFVPSKGGDQFTDPSYNIPVFYEVWAKWGGDGRADFWKECAKASREYLHKACNPKTGLTPDYSEYDGTSKGTFFHPGAQFRFDSWRVPMNIALDYSWSAADKEWQQQYGNRIQDFLYSQGINKFVDQYNIDGTSVEKVLGAGGYTKLRHSLGLVATSAAVSLTTTHQKSKEFIDALWNAKHESYEDGYFDAYYDGLLYLFSIMHLSGNYRIIEL from the coding sequence ATGAAAAACATGTTATTTCGTTTGCTGTATTTATTATTCTTTAGTCAGATATCATTAAGTCTATTTGCATTAACCCCTAAACAGACGATTTTAAAACCTTGGGAAAAGGGGGCATGGGAAACCGGAAAGTATAGAAATCTTTTTGCAGAGGCTGGATATAGCCAGAAGGATATTGATGCTAAGTTGGAAAACACGTTTAAAGGAGTATTTGAAGGGCCTAACAAAGTTTACTTTGAAGTTGGTGATTCCATGGCTTATATATCTGATATAAAAAATCACGATGTTCGTACAGAAGGAATGTCTTATGGAATGATGATTGCCGTGCAATTTAACCGAAAAGATATTTTCGATAAGCTGTGGAGATGGTCAAAGACTTATATGCAGCACCAGGGTGGAAGCAGTGACGGTTATTTTGCATGGAGTTGCCAGACTTCGGGCAAACGTAATTCAGACGGTTCGGCTTCGGATGGAGAACTATATTTCGTTACGTCGCTTATTTTTGCCTCAAATCGTTGGGGAAATAATTCAGGAATCAATTATCATGCCGAGGCAAAACGAATATTAGATGCGATGATGACCAAGACTGGCGAGAATGGAGTAACGAATTTAATTAATAAGGAACATAAACTTATTACGTTTGTTCCGAGCAAAGGAGGAGATCAATTTACCGATCCTTCTTATAACATACCTGTATTTTATGAGGTTTGGGCAAAATGGGGTGGTGATGGGAGAGCTGATTTCTGGAAAGAATGCGCCAAGGCTTCCAGAGAGTACCTTCACAAGGCATGCAATCCAAAGACTGGACTTACACCTGATTATTCAGAATATGACGGAACTTCCAAAGGAACATTTTTTCATCCAGGGGCACAGTTCCGCTTTGATTCCTGGCGCGTTCCAATGAACATAGCACTCGATTATTCATGGTCGGCTGCAGATAAAGAATGGCAGCAGCAATATGGAAATAGGATTCAGGATTTTCTGTATTCACAAGGAATAAATAAGTTTGTAGACCAGTATAATATAGATGGAACTTCCGTAGAAAAGGTTTTGGGTGCCGGAGGTTATACCAAATTACGCCACTCTTTGGGATTAGTTGCAACATCGGCGGCAGTGTCTCTTACTACTACACATCAAAAAAGTAAAGAATTTATAGATGCATTGTGGAATGCTAAGCACGAGTCTTATGAGGATGGGTATTTTGATGCTTATTATGATGGATTACTTTATCTGTTTAGCATTATGCATCTAAGTGGAAATTATAGGATTATTGAACTATAA
- a CDS encoding TonB-dependent receptor, which produces MKKSKEKPITKNGMSFCKSVLFILIGLFVSLSAFAQKITVTGQVKDPSNEGVIGASVIEKGTTNGTMTDMDGKFSLTVSPKATLTITYIGYRSQEIVVKGTTSLNIVLQENAELLEEVVVIGYGSVKRKDVTTSVASVSTKDLDERPIISAAAAIQGKAAGVNVIQPNGEPGAGMVVRIRGNSSINASNDPLYVVDGVPMTEINFLSPNDIESMQILKDASSAAIYGSRASNGVVLITTKAGVKGEAKINFSAQAGVTEVAKQMKSLNVAQYKDLMDELGSINLPDGLKDETNWFDETYRTGVTQNYQLSVSNANDKLKYFISGGYTKEDGIIKVAFYERYNLRANLENQIRSWLKIGTNLAYSDYSSNGIISGQGANRAGVILSVINTPTYAKIWDENNPGQYYNNFYGANVTHPVENMSRTEDNKTNNNRLLGSANAEITFSPKLKFKSSISIDRVYYHNTSFLDPIKTEYGRSQYGSASDNRSLSTIMVYDNILTYDTSIKKHNFNVMAGASGTTSKWSQTYQTVSHFLNGDIKTLNAGNKVEQGNGTTASDWAIMSYVGRFSYNFDSKYLLTANFRADGSSKLAPGNRWGYFPSVSAAWRISSEEFMKDIKWIDDLKIRGGWGQTGNQSGVGDYGYLQLRNITRQNWWETGKANALPITSPANMSNSELTWETTTQTNIGVDFTVLNNRLTFTADAYYKHTTDLLMDVPLGPTASFSDIYRNEGEMENKGIEFGINSKNLVGNFKWDTDFNISFNKNKVKKFDTRQSYFYAQSTTGEYITKLTTGKPLGMFWGYISDGVNPETGDIMYRDLDKSGSITPNDKTYIGDPNPDFTFGLTNNLSYKGFNLNVFFQGSVGNDIYNLSRMETEGMYDAKNQSTAVLGRWKIPGQITDMPRAVASKENLKTSSRFVEDGSFLRLKSLTLSYNVTGKLLKKLNIGRLQPYFTAQNLLTFTNYKGFDPEVNQWGGSALVQGLDWGTYPQTKSYVFGVNVEF; this is translated from the coding sequence ATGAAAAAAAGCAAGGAAAAACCAATTACAAAGAATGGCATGAGCTTCTGTAAAAGTGTCCTCTTCATTCTTATAGGTTTATTTGTATCTCTAAGTGCCTTCGCACAAAAAATAACAGTTACCGGACAAGTTAAAGACCCTTCTAATGAAGGTGTAATTGGAGCCAGTGTTATTGAAAAAGGCACAACTAACGGAACGATGACAGATATGGATGGAAAATTTTCTCTTACCGTATCTCCAAAAGCAACATTAACAATTACTTATATTGGTTATAGAAGTCAGGAGATTGTAGTAAAAGGTACTACATCTTTAAACATTGTATTACAAGAAAATGCAGAATTACTAGAAGAAGTAGTAGTGATTGGTTATGGATCTGTAAAGAGAAAAGATGTAACTACTTCTGTTGCAAGTGTCTCAACAAAAGATTTAGACGAGCGACCAATTATTTCTGCAGCAGCGGCTATTCAGGGAAAAGCTGCCGGAGTTAATGTTATTCAGCCAAATGGAGAGCCAGGTGCAGGAATGGTTGTCCGGATTCGTGGTAATTCGTCTATTAATGCAAGCAATGATCCGCTTTATGTAGTGGACGGAGTACCTATGACAGAGATTAATTTCTTATCTCCGAATGACATTGAAAGCATGCAAATTCTAAAAGACGCATCATCTGCTGCTATCTATGGTTCAAGAGCATCAAATGGTGTAGTATTAATAACTACAAAAGCAGGTGTAAAAGGTGAAGCAAAGATTAATTTCTCTGCTCAAGCTGGTGTTACAGAGGTTGCCAAACAAATGAAGTCTTTAAATGTAGCACAATATAAGGATTTAATGGATGAACTTGGTTCTATAAACCTTCCCGATGGATTAAAGGACGAAACAAACTGGTTTGATGAAACTTACCGTACGGGAGTTACTCAAAATTATCAGCTGTCAGTATCTAATGCAAACGATAAACTGAAATATTTCATTTCAGGAGGTTATACAAAGGAAGACGGAATTATTAAAGTTGCCTTTTATGAAAGATATAACTTAAGAGCTAATCTTGAAAATCAAATTCGTTCATGGTTGAAGATAGGAACTAATCTGGCATACTCTGATTACAGTAGCAACGGCATTATCTCAGGACAAGGTGCCAATCGTGCCGGAGTTATTCTTTCTGTTATAAATACTCCAACTTATGCAAAAATCTGGGACGAGAACAATCCTGGTCAGTACTATAACAACTTCTACGGAGCCAATGTTACCCATCCAGTAGAAAACATGTCACGTACTGAAGATAATAAAACAAACAACAACCGTTTGCTGGGAAGTGCTAATGCAGAAATTACATTCTCTCCAAAATTGAAGTTTAAAAGTTCTATATCTATTGACCGGGTATATTATCACAATACAAGTTTTCTTGACCCTATCAAAACAGAATACGGACGTTCTCAATATGGAAGTGCCAGCGATAACCGTTCACTAAGTACTATTATGGTATATGATAACATTCTGACTTATGACACAAGCATAAAGAAGCATAACTTCAATGTTATGGCCGGAGCATCAGGAACGACTTCTAAGTGGTCTCAAACTTACCAGACTGTAAGCCATTTCTTAAATGGTGATATTAAAACACTGAATGCAGGAAACAAAGTTGAACAAGGTAATGGGACTACTGCTTCCGACTGGGCAATCATGTCATACGTAGGTCGTTTTTCTTATAACTTCGACAGTAAATACTTATTAACAGCCAATTTCCGTGCCGATGGTTCATCAAAGTTGGCTCCGGGAAACAGATGGGGTTATTTTCCTTCAGTTTCTGCAGCATGGAGAATTTCATCTGAAGAATTTATGAAAGATATTAAATGGATTGATGACTTAAAGATTCGTGGAGGCTGGGGACAAACTGGTAATCAATCAGGAGTTGGAGATTATGGTTATTTACAGCTTCGTAACATTACCCGTCAAAACTGGTGGGAAACCGGAAAGGCAAATGCACTTCCTATAACCTCTCCTGCTAACATGAGTAACAGTGAACTTACATGGGAAACAACTACTCAAACAAATATTGGAGTTGATTTCACTGTTCTAAATAATAGACTGACATTTACTGCAGACGCATACTATAAGCACACTACAGATTTGTTGATGGATGTTCCTCTTGGACCAACAGCTTCTTTTAGCGATATCTATAGAAATGAAGGCGAAATGGAAAACAAGGGAATTGAATTTGGTATCAACTCAAAAAACCTAGTAGGCAATTTTAAATGGGATACAGACTTTAATATCTCATTTAACAAGAATAAAGTAAAGAAGTTCGATACGCGTCAATCCTATTTCTATGCACAATCTACCACAGGTGAATATATTACCAAGCTTACTACAGGAAAACCTTTGGGAATGTTCTGGGGATATATTTCTGATGGAGTAAATCCAGAAACAGGTGATATCATGTACAGAGATCTAGATAAAAGTGGAAGTATTACTCCTAATGATAAAACATACATAGGTGACCCAAATCCGGATTTTACTTTTGGACTAACAAATAATCTTTCCTATAAAGGATTTAATTTAAATGTATTCTTCCAAGGTTCGGTAGGAAACGATATTTATAACCTTTCACGCATGGAAACAGAAGGCATGTACGATGCTAAGAATCAATCTACAGCCGTACTTGGCAGGTGGAAAATTCCCGGACAAATTACTGATATGCCAAGAGCTGTTGCTTCTAAAGAAAACTTGAAGACATCCAGTCGCTTTGTAGAAGACGGTAGTTTCTTGCGATTGAAATCATTGACATTATCATACAACGTTACCGGAAAGCTACTGAAGAAACTTAATATTGGTCGTCTTCAGCCATATTTCACTGCTCAAAATTTGCTAACGTTCACTAATTACAAAGGATTTGATCCTGAAGTAAACCAATGGGGAGGAAGTGCTTTGGTACAAGGACTCGATTGGGGTACCTATCCTCAGACAAAGAGCTATGTATTTGGTGTAAATGTTGAATTTTAA
- a CDS encoding DUF6377 domain-containing protein: MKKLTLLFVFTLYSIVSLAGNQIDSLLNVLDKTIKESKSYVEARENRINSLKKRLNNSTLSPEQIYSINKLLYKEYRTFVCDSAIHYLNNNLEIAETSKNKGLINETKLFLSHLHSSSGMYRESSDILYSINKNQLTKDLIPYYYKCYEHLYNEMYLYTHDQKLKKNYFKLFQTYQDTLLTVFDPSSENYLAIKEQKALEQKNLVEARKINSLRLSKAPFGTPEYALITFQVSLIDREEKKLEDEKKHLIFSAMSDIKAAIKDNASLSNLANLLYEEGDIDRAYQYIKYSLEDANFYNARLRNIQISNTLPIIEKSYQIKSEKQKNELKTSLICISALALLLFGALGYIYKQMKRLSKARNELGVINNQLKSLNNELAEANHIKEEYIAHFLGICSTYIDKLESYRKMVNKKINGGQVTELLKITKSSEVLESELKDFYVNFDNTFLHLYPKFVEEFNNLLVKEERIVLKKGELLNTELRIFALIRLGIDDSSKIANLLRYSVNTIYNYRAKVKNKALGSRDDFESLVMRIGAFS, encoded by the coding sequence ATGAAAAAGCTAACCTTATTATTTGTTTTTACTCTATATTCAATTGTTTCTCTTGCAGGAAATCAAATTGATTCCTTATTAAATGTATTGGATAAAACAATAAAAGAAAGCAAAAGTTATGTAGAAGCACGCGAAAACCGCATTAATAGCCTAAAAAAGCGGCTTAATAATAGTACACTTTCCCCTGAGCAAATTTATTCTATTAACAAATTACTATATAAAGAATACAGAACTTTTGTCTGTGACTCAGCGATACACTATCTAAATAATAATCTTGAAATAGCTGAAACTTCGAAGAATAAAGGATTGATAAATGAAACAAAATTATTTTTATCTCATCTTCATTCTTCTTCAGGTATGTATAGAGAGAGTAGCGATATATTATATTCCATAAATAAAAATCAGCTGACAAAAGATTTGATTCCATACTATTATAAATGTTACGAGCATTTATACAATGAAATGTACCTTTACACTCACGATCAAAAACTAAAAAAGAACTACTTTAAATTATTTCAAACTTACCAGGACACCTTGCTAACTGTTTTTGATCCTTCTTCAGAAAATTATCTGGCAATAAAAGAACAAAAAGCTCTTGAACAAAAAAATTTAGTTGAAGCACGAAAAATAAATTCTCTTAGATTGTCAAAAGCCCCTTTCGGAACTCCAGAGTATGCTTTGATAACCTTTCAAGTCTCTCTTATTGACAGAGAAGAAAAAAAACTTGAAGATGAGAAAAAACATTTAATTTTTTCTGCAATGTCTGATATTAAAGCTGCAATAAAAGATAATGCATCTTTATCCAACCTGGCAAATCTACTTTATGAAGAAGGAGATATTGACCGTGCTTATCAATATATAAAATATTCACTAGAAGACGCTAATTTCTATAATGCACGTTTACGAAATATTCAAATATCAAATACCCTTCCAATTATAGAAAAGAGTTATCAGATTAAGAGTGAAAAACAAAAAAATGAATTAAAAACAAGTCTGATATGTATAAGCGCTCTCGCACTCCTTTTATTTGGAGCTCTTGGCTATATTTATAAACAGATGAAACGATTGAGCAAAGCTCGTAATGAATTAGGAGTAATCAACAATCAATTGAAATCATTGAATAATGAACTTGCCGAAGCTAATCATATAAAAGAAGAATATATTGCTCATTTCCTCGGGATATGCTCTACTTATATAGATAAATTGGAAAGTTACCGTAAAATGGTAAATAAGAAAATCAATGGCGGACAAGTTACCGAGTTGCTTAAGATAACCAAATCTTCTGAAGTTCTAGAAAGCGAATTGAAAGATTTCTATGTTAATTTCGATAATACATTCCTGCATTTATATCCCAAGTTTGTGGAAGAATTTAATAACCTTTTAGTAAAAGAAGAAAGAATTGTTTTGAAGAAAGGGGAATTATTGAATACAGAGTTACGTATCTTCGCCTTAATTCGTCTAGGTATTGATGATAGTTCTAAAATCGCTAATCTTCTACGCTATTCGGTAAATACTATCTATAACTATCGTGCTAAAGTTAAGAACAAAGCATTAGGATCTAGAGATGATTTTGAAAGTCTGGTTATGAGAATCGGAGCATTCTCATAA